aaaattgactgaaacaattatttCTTCATCAAAAAAGATTAATAATCAATTAACTGaatcgtttcagctctaatCACATGTATCTTAACAATCTGTATTCATCTCTTCATCTACAGATTGATAGGGTTAGTTTCCTGTTTTCCGAAGAAGAGAATCTATTTATGGAGGAAACTCCAGCATATGATGTAAACAGAACACTCCTTAGACCCAGTGTTCTTCATTTTAACTGatggagaaaggaaaagagtTTGCCAGCCTGACCTCCAACACCACAGCCTGACGTCTCTGTAGATCCTCTACATATTGTTTGTTAGGAGCTGTTGACCGCTGCAGGCTGGCATTTCTCAACAGGGAGCTTTGTTTAAACCACGTTTGAAGCAGATATAATGTAGGAAGAAGTTTTGCACCACTAATGTCTGGTTCTCTTTACTGTCACAATTTTCCTTTCTTGTTTGCTGATTCTTGGGAAAAACACTAAAGTTCTGGAAGGATGTAAGTCTGCAGAGGTTGTGCTAGCAGTTTGTTGTTGTGCATTCAAggttatatttgatattttattggatttttgtgtcatatttttatgttaaaagGTGCTGAGTGTGATTTGAAGTGGACTTTATATTGCATGCATTGATCTCttggtttgttgtttgctgtttttgttcctgtgtgttgctgcagtggTAGAGCATTTTTCCATAGAGCGTTTTTGCAAACAGCATGAGTTCTTatatcatttgttttctcacagtCCATTAGTTATCTGCCCTGCGCTGGCAGGAATACATTAGGCATCGGATCATTACAATAAAGTGAAATGTACCTGAGCGTctgcatgcttttttttttgcacatgttACGAGAGCTTTTTGTGTCTGTCAGCAATCAGCCGTCTGATTTGATTTAGTGTGTTGAGTCTGCATGTAATTGGTAATGGCTGCTTGTGTGGTCAATACAGCAAccgaaaaaaaaaagcttagtTATGCAGTAAAGGTCATGATTGAATATCGCCCTCTCTCTGATCGCTTTTAGTGCCACAGCCGCCGACCATAACTCACCAATCCCCCAAGGATTACATCATCGACCCACGAGAGAATATTATAATCCACTGCGAGGCGAAGGGGAAGCCTCACCCCAGGTAGGAATATGTCAAGTGTGATTTTGCATTCATGGTGCTGTTACTAAGAAACATACTCCAGGTTTAGATTAAGCCACCACCTGTCCAATTTCAGATTAAAGCTTCAGTTTATGACAAATCTCCAGAAAATATAGTTTAAAAGTTTTTGTTATTCAGACTTTGTAAGTAAAGTTGGCATTTTACTCCTGCACATGCTGCTCTCACCAGATGCCAAGCTAATGCTTTTTGaatcttttgtctttattcCCTTTATACATCTCAGTGTAACGCCTAATTAATTTGCCTCAacactgcatgcacacacacacttgcacttCTACTACATCTCCTAGCCCTTAACCTTCACTTTACTTTACCCTAATATAACCTTAAGCCCAAAGCCAAGTCTTATGTAACCCTCAAATATCCTTTTGAGGAAGTGCAGACTGGCAATCAGCAAAGATTGTGCACAACCAAATTTGGAATGGGGAATCATATTTGATTGGAATTGGTTcacaacttttattttattacacatTGAAATATGTGACATCACCTTTCTGCAACCGAACCTGGCTCACTTCAAACCAAAGATACAGAAATATCTACTCATTGTAAGAagctgattgagaaaataagTTTTCATGGCCTTTAAATCTTATCAGTTCTTCCAGTTATTATGTTACACAGACGTTCCTGGAATGAGAATGATAGCTCCTGCACGCAGTGTGGTGGCTGCACGCTTCACATGATTATCAGAGGATATGAACTGTTCTGTTTTGACACTGGTCTGGTTTTTGTTCCTCAGTTTCTCCTGGACTAGAAACGGGACCCACTTTGACATCGATGAGGACCCCAACGTGACCATGAAGCCCCACTCCGGGACCCTGGTGGTGGACATCAGCAGAGCGAAGGCTGAACATTACGAGTGCGTGTACCAGTGTACGGCGAGGAACAAACATGGAACTGCTGTTTCCAGCAACATAGTCGTTCGACAGTCCAGTAAGTGCGGTGCAGTCTATCATTtctaacatttcattttcttctatTTTCTTAATGTCATCTTTCTCACatcattctttttttcctctttgaaCAATTAGTAGCATTTTCCATCTTAAGAGCTCTCCTGGAAGGTAAAGGTCGCATGAAGGAAGCAGCATGTTTTACTTTGCAGTAGATAGAGCGAACAGTCCTTTGTATTTCTCCTTCTGCGTATTGTTATTCAGTCAGCCATTATCCCACTCATCTTGCCTCGTCACCTCTCGTCACCCCCATATTTCATATCTAATTATGCAACTCCACATCCACTGATGTGTGTTTCCCTCTTCAGGGTCCCCCTTGTGGTCAAAGGAGAAAATCAAGCCAATCGTCGTTCAGGAGGGTGTGTCCTTGGTGCTGCCGTGTCGACCCCCTGTCGGCCTGCCTCCTCCTATCATATTCTGGATGGACAATTGTAAGATAATGTTTAAGCTGCGTACATAAACACATTATGACACACTGTTGTTTACAATATGTGTCCTGTCTCAAAATGATGCGTCTGCTCTAAAGAAGTCCTCGTCAGTGTTCCGTACAGTTAACTTCCTGAGCTTCGcttttgttttcaaacattAATATATCCCAACTGCAACCATCAGGTGTCCTGTTTGTGGCAGAGAACTAGGGGCTTATAGGAAATGTGGTCTTAATGTTGcgaaatacaaacacaatgcCTCCACAAATAGTTTGAGGCTACTAACAGTTTCAGCCTGTTgattttaaagggtcagttcacccaaatgaCAGGAAAGCATATTCTCTCTTACTCCTAATGAGATAATTTAGGTAATTTACATAATCTAACCACAAGGGACACTTAGTAGCTGTTGTCAAGTTTTTTATGATATCACACAATCTTTCTAAGTGCATGGAGTTTTCCACAccaaatgtcagtgttttatgaGCACTTTAAGGACTTTAAGGACCACAAGGTCTGTTAAGTAGCGGCTGTGACAATCTACAAGGCTTAACATCTGGGTTTATTTAAatgatattatcatatgtgtattaatAACTACAAATatcattatttcatgttttagtATGTAATTTAATCATATCTAATGCCGGTATATCACAACATCCCTATAAGAGGTTATTGGACTTTAATTGTTGGTTCTCAGAAAACATTGACAGCAACATCTGTTTCAAGAAACAGTGTCCCAGTGACTTTGGATCATCCACCAAACACTACTTCTTTAGTAATAATCTGTCATCTAAATGTTTGTAATCAGCATCAATCAACTCTTTAAAGAAAGCAGCTAATAATGTAGCAGCATTAATAACaggagcattttttttaaattgctgtaCGCCtcaaatatttacttttctgttcatttcagACTTCCAGAAGCTGCCTCAGAGCAGCAGGGTGTCCCAGTCCCTCAACGGAGACCTTTACTTCGCTAACGTCCTCCGAGAGGATTCAAGGAACGACTACATCTGCTACGCCCGCTTCCCATACACACAAACCATCCAGCAGAAACAACCAATCACTGTTAAGGTCCTAAACAGTaagtctgactgtgtgtctgtgagaagaTAAAGGATACACACTGAAGGTGTAATGAGCGAGCAAGCAAGCATAACTGAGATGACTAGAGTTTGAGGCAGCTCATTTACAGTCGTGTGTGTGCTGGCATGATTGCGTAGGAGGGAAACAGCATTTCCTATCTGTGATTTCATCCTCAGAGACGCCAGCGGTCGTCATCCCACTGAAAAGACATATTGTCAGAGCTCTCATGGCTCCCCGCTTACTATCTGCCAGGCAGGCGTTCATTATATTACTTCTGTGAGACGTTCTGTATACGCACACTCCACCTACAACAAAGACTGCTCTCATTCAGTCGAGCATTGCAGCTGACGTGAAGACAGCCTGTTCCCGAAAGGAAAGATTACAGTCATTTGagtttttagtcatttaaagtcatttttttttattctgaacgCCCTCATGTTAAGTTAACACatgtgttattgtttgtttattttttcctccatgTCTGATGATATCAACTTGTGGCGtgtttgatttttctgttgtgttacaGTGGATGCAATCAATGACACAATGGCAGCTTTTTACAATGACACTGATTTGTTTAGTGGTGAGTTGTGGCACCCCCTAGTGTTTACCCCCCTCCGACCTAGAGCTCCAAACTCGAGCACCTTACCCACTAACACTAACCCTTCAACCCGTCAACCCAACGCTCTTTACAGTCTCACTGATTTATTTAGGGGTGACATCTGGCACCCTCTAGTGTTTACCCCCCGACATAGCGCATTAAACTATCTAGCTGTCACCCACTAACACTAACCCCTGAATCCAAGAATCCAAGTTagttctctgtccctctgtcacTCCTGCTCTATCCAATTGAACCCCTTCTGATAACTACTCACTTCCTGTAATGATCTGCTTAAACTGGCACTGCATGACGATTCCAACATCAACTGAACTGATTGAGTCTCTTAACATTTATACAGTCTTGAGCTTtggaaacaacattttgatttaagataaaaaatgtaaacagattAACTATAAATTAATTTGATACTAAAACAAATCTTTAAAGTATACATATGTTTAAATTCTCCTTTCTGTTTGCCTTTCCTTCTGCCTAAAATCCAGCTGCAATCTTCATTTTCATAATCACTCGTCCCCTGCTGCCCTGCCTAATTTTAGAGCGCACCTACTTAATCATTTTCTTCTCACTTCATTTCTCATTGCTCAGAAGATCTTTAaatttgtctctttgtctgaaCAATACCACACATTGGCTAACGCGACACATTCAAGCACATGCCAGGGTGTTAAGTTATCATCATCGGCATCATCATAAACATGTAGTCTCATTGTTTTATTATCAGTTTGGTTTGTAGCAGAATGCAAGTCTTCATGTCTCTTATTCTCGATTCTACATTAGGTTCATTTTAGTCTTTATTATAAGGCCAGAGGGCAATTAATTGACAATAAACACCCGCAGAAAGCAGTGCAATAAAACACGACATGGCTATAAAATTTACAACCAACCATAAAATATGAGAGATAAAGTGGCCGAGTGCCTGAGGAGAGGTTTCATGATACCAAAGCAAAGAAAGGATCATGAATGTAAAGGGCCTTTGTCTTGTTGTGGACCCAGTTGGTAACAGTTTTCTTTGTGTGGCTGCAGAAGAGCCAGCAGATGAGAGGAAGCCAACCTTCCTCGTCCCATCTGGCCCCTCCAGTTCCAAGACAGTGTTGAGAGGACAGGTGCTGGAGATGGAGTGTATCGCCGAAGGACTGTAAGTGAAAGAATCTGCCATTACTGCAGTTCTTAAAGCCTCAAGTGCCCACCTGCTCGAGTGCCATCATCACTCTTTGTCTCtaccctccctccttctctttgaATCCAGGCCCACCCCTGAAATCTCCTGGTCCAAAGTGAGCGGCGTCCTACCAGCCAAGCGCACATCTTTCCTCCACTACCAGAGAACCCTTCGCATTGTGAACGTGTCTGAGTCAGACGCTGGAGATTACCGCTGCACCGGCCGGAATCCACTCGGCTCGGTGCACCACACCATCCATGTTACGGTCAAAGGTGCGTCTGTGATGAACTGCACAGCATCCCATCAGGCCGTTCGCTCACCATGTGGCGACAGAGTCACTCCTTCTGCCTGTCTCTTCATTCTCCCTCCATCTCATAATTGATTTATGCACAGATGCCAACAGGGCAGTGTGTTCGGTGATTAATTCTCCAGCCTTCTGCTGTGCTCTCTTCTATTTTCAGCTGCTCCATATTGGATCAGTGGCACTCCCAGGAACCTTGTTCTAGCACCGGGAGAGAATGGAGTGCTGACCTGCAGGGCCAGCGGCACGCCCAAGCCCTCCATCACCTGGGCCATGAATGGCATCCCCATTGAGAGTGAGTGCAGCCCGCTCCTTTGACTCAAACTCTCTTAGAGAAGACATTTTCATTCTGGAGATTGGGCAttgtttgaattttttatttgaGACTACTGCACAGCATTTCTACCCTATATTTGATATTATGATACCTGAGTTTGACACAGATGCCAAAACAATACTTTTTCCATACCTTACATTGAGAAatataaagatgttttttcttgaagacccacaaaataaacaaaacttcTCAGTTACATCAGTGTTTCATGTtgtcttaaaggaatagtccaacattttcagaaaatacGGCAGAAAAATATTAGGTAACCAGCAGAGAGACTCCAGGAAGCAGACATGTGAAGTCAATTAGTCCAAGTCTCAAGTAAGTCCCAAGTTATTTTTCTTGGGCAAATCAAGTTGAGTCCTTAGTCAAGAAGTTTATAAAgctttcttaatttcttctcaataataaaaaatattccctccccatcacttttaaaaagtgaaatactgacagcgAGACTAAAAATTGAACTGACATACTAACATAATGTGAAGACAAGTCCACATCTTTGCCAGGAAGTAACTATACCGAGTCAAGACCCCCATAAAACCACAAACTTGTTGATTTTACACTTTACTTTTTGTACAAGTTCAGAAAGCAAAATACAACGGGTTAATAAATGAGCTTCACAGATGCTGGAaggctgatttttttatgttttaacagagccaggctagctttcACTCCCTGATTTCACtctttatgttaagctaagctaaccagctactggctatagcttcatatttagcatacaaACATGAGAGAGAAATCAAATCGTTCTCCCTTAACGAGGCAAAAAATTGAATGGGCacttttcccaaaatgttgaactattcgCAGCCATAAAATAACTCAGTAGTTTTCAATAATTGATGCTACAGAGACATTTTGGTTGCCGCTCAAAAAGTATTAAGGTTTGATATCCAGCCTTACACATGGGATGCATAAATGAAAGCCCAAGTTATCTGTTTGGCAACCAAGAGCCCAAAAAGCTCCTTTCAGCATGTTTGAAGCCTCTTGACAAGATTCATCCAGAATTCAAAGAGCCAGAGTTACAACTGTAACCCTGGTATCCATGAACAGATTCCCCTAAGGATCCCAGCAGAAAGGTGGAGGACGACACCATCATCTTCACTGAAGTGCAGACTGGATCCAGTGCCGTCTACCAGTGTAATGTCTCCAATGACTACGGTTATCTCCTCTCCAACGCCTTCGTCAATGTGCTCTGTGAGTTCATTACACAAGATCCATTTGCATTAGAATGCTGTTTTCCATGCACATTGATTTCTGGAGAGTAATAACATGGAAATAATTACTGCTGCGTCACTACAGCCGAGATGCCCAGAGTGCTGACACCAGCCAACAAAGTCTACCAGGTCATCAAAAATCACCGGGCTCTGATGGACTGCGCTTCCTTTGGGTCACCCATCCCTAAAATTGAATGGTGAGTTAATGAACTTCCAACAGAggaatgtgttttatgtgtgtcttTAAAAGCTCAAAgcgtctgcctctctgtctcaggTTCAAAGGCAGTCGGTCCAGCACCTTGGCTGGAGACCCGTACATTTTTCATGACAATGGGACTTTAGAGATTCAGATAGCTCAAGCCAACAACAGTGGAAAATACACCTGTGTGGCCAGGAACATCCTCGGTATCTCTGAGAATCACATCTACCTGGAGGTCAAAGGTGAGAGAGTTTCTGTAACGAAGATCCTTGTCATGTAAAACAGGGAGTGAATAAAACTAGCTAATAACTCACATAGTGCTGTTGATGCTGAAAGATTTTGGtagttaaagtaaaaatatcaaacatttctgTTTACATTGACTAAGTTAACCAAACCTGCCCAAAAAGGGTCATCTCACAGTGATCTTTTGTGTGAATACTATTTACAATAAATTGTTTTGATTCTTTAATTTTTGTCCCATTTAAACTGAATCGAACCTCTTGGTCCCTCTCCCATCAGAGCCCACCCGGATCCTGAAGCAGCCGGAGTACAAAGTGGTCCAGAGGGGCAGGTCTGTGGTGTTTGAGTGCAAGGTGAAACACGACCCGTCACTCATCCCCACCATGACCTGGCTCAAAGACGACGGAGAGCTGCCTGATGATGAGAGGTCAGAGCTTTTGACTTCTTCCCTGTGTTCAGTGTCTTTTATGGTAGTTTTAATGGGATCTAGCCTGTATCTAATTAGCAGTCTTACCttaaaaggtgcattatgtaacttttttggCATCAATTTTGGTTCATAGATATTgatggatgtgtttttcttaacCCACCACAACTCAGAACGTAAGCCTGTTTTGCAATAAgatttacaaatacaaatgcaaaCATCTGGCAAAGTACAACTAAAACCTATGTCAGCTCTTGCAAACTGCTATTCTTTGTATCAAGAGTTTggtctttgttgttttgcttttttatagAAGTTTTCTCATTTAGTGCTGAACCATCTGTTACATGCTTTGTTTCCAGATTAATCGTGGACTCTGACAGCCTCACCATCACTGATGTGACAGAGAACGATGCAGGCGTGTACACCTGCATCATGAACACCACTCTGGACCACGACTCAGCCAGCGCTGAGCTCACTGTAGTCGGTAAGTTCAGCTTTGCAGGAGCTCAATTTCACTGACTcataaaacaaactcacaaatTATTAAAGGTCTTCCCAGAAAAGTGAATCCGTCCAGTAACATACAAAGCAGATTGCCTCTCAGCCCTTCAAGGTTAATTGCCGGAGAGTTTACTTAGAAGCGGATTTAGTCAGCtgtcatgaatatttgattgtTACCGTCTTAGCGAGCCAGATAatcttcttgttttcttctggCCGACTGACCACTAAACTCACGTTTTCACTCCTGCCCTCCTACCTGGCAGAGGCCACGCCGACACCAGCTGTTGTCTCCGGTAAACCTGCAGCACACATGAGCACCCAGATGTGCTCTGCTGACATGGCCTTGTGTTGTTTGTTGGATGTTTCTGTTTAGTGAAGCATGTTGTGGCctgaagatttatttttgaCCATCATAGAGCATTTtctattctttatttttcatttgttttgtctttaaggTGTTTTTTCattagattttcttttaaataaattgtatgtgttcatgtttttgctCAAACCCTTGAAGTCCGTATGCATTAAATCACTGATGCCAGCCTTAAACCACGCACACTTGAATGCAAAGATAATTTGTAAACAAACACGTCCTCGTTGCACCACTTGGGATCTTTTCAAATGCTCAATTTCCTCATCACTCATTTATTCCAAGCATGCGTTCCTCTTTATCGTTACAATTCCTAAACATTAGCCTCTCTGGTGAGCCTGAGACTCTATTTCATGCAGAGCGATTATGGATGATGCTCAGTTGAGCGCCACTTGTTTCATATGCATGATGCGGTCTGCATGTGCATCACAGAGCAAATAACATCCTCAAattgaaaatgtgaagaaatagagTAATTTAAAGGTGTGCTTGGttaaaccaacatttttttagcttttattgTGATTCTAGTGTCACGAAACAACATGATGTAACCGCAtatcctcttttgtttttgcttcatcTTCTCGTGGCATGAACCTTTCATAttatgtaactgtaactgtgtgCTGATGTTCCTGCCTGTGCTGTTTCTCCACCAGAGCAACCTGATCCCCCGACTGACCTCGAGCTGACAGATCAGAAAAAGAGGAGTGTTCAGCTCACTTGGACTCCTGGGGATGAACATAACAGCCCTATTCAGAGTAGgtcttaagtgtgtgtgtgtgtgcgttcagtGTCCCTTGATTTTGGTTTGAATTGGCAAAGAATCTCTCTCTCCTGACTCTCCAAACACGATGAAGGTACAAAACTAAATCTCTGGAGTGTCCTTTTGATTAATTATGTCGTTGGCATTTAGCAAACTCCCCTAAGCAGCATGTGGGGATATGTGAACAAAATCAGAATGATCTACAATAATTGAGTCTCCATAATTACAATCATCCAATCATATAGTCTGCAAGAGTccatgaaaaaagagaaaaatctccAAATTTGTCTTCTCAGAGGCGGAGTCCTTCCTGCAGTGGcccttaaaaaaatgtttcttcctATTTCACAAGTTGAAGAAAAAGATTCAGGACTTTTTTTATGCACACAAAATAATTACTTCTCTCAGATTCTGAGCACACATTTGTTAAAATCCCTGAGCAATTTTCCTTTGCAAAGATAATCCAAACACCTGATAGGTATGGCATATCAAGATACGGATTAAACAACATAATAATAGTAATCATCACACGGGTGTGTGTCACGATGCACATCTCCTTCACATcgagttgatcaggttgttgattgtggtcTGGATATTGGCAAGAAGTTGATCCAGAGTGTGCAAAACATGCTCAATGTGAGACATCTCTGAGTGGGATGGAAgtgggatgttttcagcttccgGGAGTTGTGTACAGATCCTCGCAGCATGGGGGCCGTGCATTTTCATGCTGCTAcaggaggtgatggtggtggataAATGGCACAACAATTGGCCTCAGGGTCTTGCCACatatctctgtgcattcaaaCTGCAATCAATAAAATACCcctgtgtttgctgtttgaaCAACAGCTCTGGACAGTAGACTTTTTTCATTCATACACAACTTGCAACATCAGGGGCATTGTTGTTTGGATAAAACTGctcattttagagtggccttttattgtgaagagtccaaaacacacccatgcactaATCATGCTGTTCAAGCAGCACCTGTCAGATAGATGGATTATCTTGGTGAAGGAGAAGTGCTTACTAATATgaatttcaacacatttctgCTCAAAATCTgtgggaaaaaatgttttgtaaatggAAAAGTCTTTAATCGTTTACTTCAACttaaataataaagtaaagaCATGTGAAAACAAGACACTTTGATAAGAAGTAGGGGTTCAGACACTTAGCAGATAGTATTTAAAACATAAGTACACCaattccctctctgtctgcctttctTGTCTCTTTCCAGCTATCACTATTAAAAGTAAAGTTGAAATGGCAAAAAGAAAATAGCATAAAAAAGTTTATAGTTTCTTCCATAACAGATGGCAATTGCTGGGGTCAACCTAGAAGCTGGTAATAAGTTTTAACAGCGTAGAAAATACCATAACATCCACAGAAAGCTCTTAAACCACTGCTGCAGCATTATACTACTTCACTGTCTGTTAGTAAATGCAGCATGTTGCAAACACTTATCATTTCATGAATACTTGGATAAATCTCCTTGAAGCCTCAAAGCACCGCCAGAAGCAGCATATTCAGACAGCAGCCAAAGAAACTTTCAGGACATTCATTCCAGTTCCGTGAATATACTGTCAGACAGTTTATAAAGGGTTCAGTCTTGTTCAATACTCGTCTTTTTTCGCTGTTTTTACACAGAATTTCTGATCCAGTATGAAGACaaacttcaccaccatggccACTGGCACAATCTTACCGAGGTGCTTGGAACAAAGACGACAGCTCACCTCACGCTGTCGCCCTATGTCCACTACACCTTCAGAGTTCTGGCCCTCAACGCTGTCGGTTTCAGCCGGCCCAGTTTTGCCTCCAGAGTGTTCAAGACTGAAGCTGCAGGTACACACTCAGCAGCTTTCTGATAGTGGAGTTTTTGCTAGGAGTTTGATTCTGTAAATTAATTCTGTGCGTTCATGTTtcaataatacataaataatcaACAAATCGGCTGATATTTTCTGCATACAAATGATTCTGGTTATGACCGTTTTGTAAGTAAAAACACGATCTTTGTTGAATGCCTTGTTTCAGAAGCAAGTGAAAGGTTTTCCTTGGGATactgtttcattttttgttaattttctgtatgttttttttagctcCAGACGAGAACCCGACAGGCGTACATGGATTTGGAACAGAGCATGATAATCTTGTTATCTCATGGAAGGTAATTAACTTGTTTAAGGCTATCTTCTTCAAATCCTGAAGCATTCAGTGTTGGCCGAAGAGTACCATGAAACATTAAAGTTTCCCTGTATTATGAAGcataattttgttaatttggttttattagctttagtttttattctcacttttctcctcttttgttAACATCCACCAAACCATTTATATCATAATCTACAAGTCATGTGTGGAAGTATGAAGGTCTATTTAAAACTTTCTCCTCTGCAGCCCCTGACCAGCCTCCAGTCTAATGGTCCAGGGCTTCACTACAAGGTGATGTGGAGGCAGAAGACGGTGGACAGTGATTGGACCACAGTGACCGTGGCTAACACCTCCAAGTTTGTTGTGTCTGGAACGCCCACATTTGTTCCATATGAGCTAAAAGTTCAGGCTGTGAACGACCACGGGGCGGGACCCGAGCCTGCTATTGCCCACGGCTACTCAGGAGAAGACTGTGAGTTAGATGCACTCTGGAGACACTTATAAGATATACTATGTAAGATAATCTGGTGTGGTGCATTTGTAacatttactcatttatttagctgctgttgtgttgtgctCCTTGTCTATTGTACAGTGCCAGTAGCAGCTCCAGAAAATGTACAGGCGGTGGTGAGGAACAGCACTGTGGCTGATGTACACTGGGATCCTGTGCCCTCTAAATTAATACGGGGACATCTTAAAGGCTTTAAGGTAAAGAACAAAAGGCCACATACAGTGTAACACGCACACCACTCCCACCAACATTAATACACACTAAGCCCTTACTGTATACTTTGTCTTGTAGGTGTACTACTGGAAAGAACGcaacctgcacaaacacaatccCCATCACTCGGATCAGCAGGTCCTGACCTTCAGTGGGAACCACACCCACGGGATGCTGCCCGGTCTGCACCCCTTCAGCCTCTACTCATTCAATGTCAGAGTTTATAACGGCAAGGGAGAGGGCCCCGCCAGCCTCACCCAGCAGTTTGAGACACCTGAAGGAGGTAGGAGAAGGAatattttcttcctgtctttcttcctttctgttGTAttatatgaaaacacacatctgcatTGATATTCCTAACACTGATCCAAAATCTGAGTAGTAAAGACATGATTCACATCATCATTCCATTCCCAGTATGATTTTATAACTTCTGTACTGTAGCTTTACTTTGACAAACTCGTGTAAGGTTTCATGAttggtgtgttttctgcagTGCCTGGGCCTCCGACTTCCCTGATAGTCACCAACCCCAACCTGGACTCTCTAACCCTCGAATGGAATCCTCCTCATGTCCGTAACGGACGCATCACCGGCTACACCCTCAAATATCAGCCAGGTGAGTTTTCTTTCTTCTATAAGATAACAACTGAACTTTTACATCTTTGCGTAGTCAGTGTCATCTTCCTTCATGTAGTTTGTAGTTCCGTACGTCCTCCTTTTTCACGTCTTGTACGGTCATCCTCAGATACTCAGATCACAAAACAGTTTATAAAAATTAAGGATTAATGTAGTCTAAGAGCATTTCAAGCTAGATATTTTGCAACATAAATTAACAAATCAACTTTTGTCACCTTCTATTCCTGAACCCTACACCTCTGTGCTCCAAATGCTTTCACTTCCAACTTTTTCATCCATGACACTCCAACCCCATCTacgccccccccctcctcctcctcatactTCTATTCAACTTACTTCACTACTCCCATCCCCATCCCATTATTCTTGTCACCCATCCTCCACCC
This sequence is a window from Pagrus major chromosome 8, Pma_NU_1.0. Protein-coding genes within it:
- the LOC141000780 gene encoding neuronal cell adhesion molecule-like isoform X2; amino-acid sequence: MKPHSGTLVVDISRAKAEHYECVYQCTARNKHGTAVSSNIVVRQSRSPLWSKEKIKPIVVQEGVSLVLPCRPPVGLPPPIIFWMDNYFQKLPQSSRVSQSLNGDLYFANVLREDSRNDYICYARFPYTQTIQQKQPITVKVLNMDAINDTMAAFYNDTDLFSEEPADERKPTFLVPSGPSSSKTVLRGQVLEMECIAEGLPTPEISWSKVSGVLPAKRTSFLHYQRTLRIVNVSESDAGDYRCTGRNPLGSVHHTIHVTVKAAPYWISGTPRNLVLAPGENGVLTCRASGTPKPSITWAMNGIPIENSPKDPSRKVEDDTIIFTEVQTGSSAVYQCNVSNDYGYLLSNAFVNVLSEMPRVLTPANKVYQVIKNHRALMDCASFGSPIPKIEWFKGSRSSTLAGDPYIFHDNGTLEIQIAQANNSGKYTCVARNILGISENHIYLEVKEPTRILKQPEYKVVQRGRSVVFECKVKHDPSLIPTMTWLKDDGELPDDERLIVDSDSLTITDVTENDAGVYTCIMNTTLDHDSASAELTVVEATPTPAVVSEQPDPPTDLELTDQKKRSVQLTWTPGDEHNSPIQKFLIQYEDKLHHHGHWHNLTEVLGTKTTAHLTLSPYVHYTFRVLALNAVGFSRPSFASRVFKTEAAAPDENPTGVHGFGTEHDNLVISWKPLTSLQSNGPGLHYKVMWRQKTVDSDWTTVTVANTSKFVVSGTPTFVPYELKVQAVNDHGAGPEPAIAHGYSGEDLPVAAPENVQAVVRNSTVADVHWDPVPSKLIRGHLKGFKVYYWKERNLHKHNPHHSDQQVLTFSGNHTHGMLPGLHPFSLYSFNVRVYNGKGEGPASLTQQFETPEGVPGPPTSLIVTNPNLDSLTLEWNPPHVRNGRITGYTLKYQPVNNSNELGPVEELALPPNGTSFTLPNLKYSTRYKFYLNAKTVMGAGPAVSQEAITIMDEAEEEWQKELVNGSQNFMLKSLKGGISYRVRLVAKGHHDQPLHLSKELVVTVPAVASRQVDIATQGWFIGLMCAIALLILILLIICFIQRNKGGKYPVKEKEDAHTDPEFQPMKDDDCTFGEYSDNEDHKPLKGSRTPSNGTVKRDDSDDSLVDYGEGGDGQFNEDGSFIGQYSGKSASRDTAEGHESSEAPSPINAMNSLNSFV
- the LOC141000780 gene encoding neuronal cell adhesion molecule-like isoform X10; protein product: MKPHSGTLVVDISRAKAEHYECVYQCTARNKHGTAVSSNIVVRQSRSPLWSKEKIKPIVVQEGVSLVLPCRPPVGLPPPIIFWMDNYFQKLPQSSRVSQSLNGDLYFANVLREDSRNDYICYARFPYTQTIQQKQPITVKVLNMDAINDTMAAFYNDTDLFSEEPADERKPTFLVPSGPSSSKTVLRGQVLEMECIAEGLPTPEISWSKVSGVLPAKRTSFLHYQRTLRIVNVSESDAGDYRCTGRNPLGSVHHTIHVTVKAAPYWISGTPRNLVLAPGENGVLTCRASGTPKPSITWAMNGIPIENSPKDPSRKVEDDTIIFTEVQTGSSAVYQCNVSNDYGYLLSNAFVNVLSEMPRVLTPANKVYQVIKNHRALMDCASFGSPIPKIEWFKGSRSSTLAGDPYIFHDNGTLEIQIAQANNSGKYTCVARNILGISENHIYLEVKEPTRILKQPEYKVVQRGRSVVFECKVKHDPSLIPTMTWLKDDGELPDDERLIVDSDSLTITDVTENDAGVYTCIMNTTLDHDSASAELTVVEQPDPPTDLELTDQKKRSVQLTWTPGDEHNSPIQKFLIQYEDKLHHHGHWHNLTEVLGTKTTAHLTLSPYVHYTFRVLALNAVGFSRPSFASRVFKTEAAAPDENPTGVHGFGTEHDNLVISWKPLTSLQSNGPGLHYKVMWRQKTVDSDWTTVTVANTSKFVVSGTPTFVPYELKVQAVNDHGAGPEPAIAHGYSGEDLPVAAPENVQAVVRNSTVADVHWDPVPSKLIRGHLKGFKVYYWKERNLHKHNPHHSDQQVLTFSGNHTHGMLPGLHPFSLYSFNVRVYNGKGEGPASLTQQFETPEGAVASRQVDIATQGWFIGLMCAIALLILILLIICFIQRNKGGKYPVKEKEDAHTDPEFQPMKDDDCTFGEYSDNEDHKPLKGSRTPSNGTVKRDDSDDSLVDYGEGGDGQFNEDGSFIGQYSGKSASRDTAEGHESSEAPSPINAMNSLNSFV